A stretch of Brachyspira suanatina DNA encodes these proteins:
- a CDS encoding DMT family transporter, with the protein MAIFLLIGVMALSASAIFVKLANAPSSIIAFYRIFISFCFISVITISKKSSRKELLSISRKEIILSIISGLSLALHYFLWFQSLSLTSVASSTVIVTLQPLFAFVAGHFFFKEQYSKLAILGFVIAVMGSVIIGWGDFQISSKALLGDFIAFISSGLISTYFIIGQYTRKRLSALTWISLTYFSAFIFLGILSYIMKIPFIGYSLNTWINILGITFISTMLGQVIFTWLLKYFSATIISMTILGEAVGTCILGYFILHESISFKQFVGIAVILIGIGLFLWEKRKTISQ; encoded by the coding sequence ATGGCTATATTTTTACTCATAGGAGTTATGGCATTATCCGCTTCGGCAATATTCGTTAAACTAGCTAATGCCCCCTCATCTATAATAGCATTTTATAGAATATTTATATCATTTTGTTTTATATCAGTTATAACCATATCAAAGAAATCTTCAAGAAAAGAACTTTTATCTATTAGTAGGAAGGAAATAATACTTTCTATAATATCAGGACTTTCTCTGGCACTTCATTACTTTTTATGGTTTCAATCATTAAGCCTTACATCGGTTGCAAGTTCTACAGTGATAGTAACATTGCAGCCATTATTCGCATTCGTAGCAGGACATTTCTTTTTTAAAGAGCAGTATTCTAAATTAGCTATTTTGGGATTTGTTATAGCAGTTATGGGTTCTGTAATAATAGGCTGGGGAGATTTTCAAATAAGCTCAAAAGCATTGCTTGGAGATTTTATAGCTTTTATATCGTCAGGACTTATAAGCACATACTTTATCATAGGACAATATACTAGAAAAAGATTATCAGCTTTAACTTGGATTAGCTTAACTTATTTTAGCGCCTTTATATTCTTAGGAATTTTATCATATATAATGAAGATACCTTTTATAGGATATTCATTGAATACTTGGATTAATATATTAGGCATTACATTCATATCTACAATGCTAGGACAGGTAATATTTACTTGGCTTTTAAAATATTTCTCAGCAACTATAATATCTATGACTATATTAGGCGAAGCTGTAGGAACTTGTATATTAGGATATTTCATACTACATGAAAGTATCAGTTTTAAGCAGTTTGTAGGAATAGCTGTTATATTAATAGGTATAGGTTTATTTTTATGGGAAAAGAGAAAAACTATTTCTCAGTAA